Proteins encoded by one window of Streptomyces clavuligerus:
- a CDS encoding acyl-CoA thioesterase, with protein MTEQVQRPEPAIEGKATAASRTTLSTIMTGSDTNLLGTVHGGVIMKLVDDAAGAVAGRHSGGPAVTASMDEMVFLEPVRVGDLVYVKAQVNWTGRSSMEVGVRVLAERWNESTPAQQVGSAYLVFAAVDADGRPRPVPPVIPESERDKRRYQEAQIRRTHRLARRRAIKELRESRAAEGIED; from the coding sequence ATGACGGAACAGGTCCAGCGCCCGGAACCGGCGATCGAGGGCAAGGCCACAGCCGCCTCGCGCACCACCCTCAGCACCATCATGACCGGCAGTGACACCAACCTCCTGGGTACCGTGCACGGCGGCGTGATCATGAAGCTGGTGGACGACGCGGCGGGCGCGGTCGCGGGCCGGCACTCCGGCGGTCCCGCCGTCACCGCCTCCATGGACGAGATGGTCTTCCTGGAGCCGGTCAGAGTGGGAGACCTCGTTTATGTGAAGGCACAGGTCAACTGGACCGGACGCTCCTCGATGGAGGTCGGCGTCCGAGTGCTGGCCGAGCGGTGGAACGAGTCGACCCCCGCACAGCAGGTCGGCTCCGCGTATCTCGTCTTCGCCGCCGTGGACGCGGACGGCAGGCCCCGGCCGGTGCCGCCCGTGATCCCCGAGAGCGAGCGCGACAAGCGGCGCTACCAGGAGGCCCAGATCCGGCGCACGCACCGGCTCGCCCGCCGCCGCGCGATCAAGGAGCTGCGCGAGAGCCGCGCCGCCGAGGGCATCGAGGACTGA
- a CDS encoding LCP family protein yields the protein MPPPSRSPRHRPVPRPRPNPGPRTRQPVVVVRPRWGLRLATVLSMLVLGAGAIGHAALTSLDTRINRVDPFRDMKNRPAAGHGMNILVVGTDGRDRIGAEEKEKYRLGGAPCHCTDTIMLVHLSDDSGRASVVSLPRDSYAEVPEHTDENTGKHHAAHPVKLNAAYAEGGPSLTVRTVEHMTKVKIDHYLEVDFTSFMKTVDAVGGVEICTARPMADRYTGLALTAGRHRLNGGQALQYVRSRHVDGAADLGRMGRQQRFVAALIQQASSSGVLLNPVRFREVAATMLGSVRADEGFGSDEMLALGAAMRGFSAASSEFTSVPIGAMETVPGIGATVKWDTAKAERLFRMVREDKPLAGARPGKKRARLVEVSPRQIRVQVYNGTGRDGLGRTVDAALRSTGFATTRAPLNGAAPGVERTYVTYDPRWDRSARTLATALRGCELRAAPGQGPTLRVVAGADYAGVVPVRAQDAYQGEPGAVTGDEVTCP from the coding sequence ATGCCGCCCCCGTCCCGTTCCCCCCGGCACCGTCCGGTGCCCCGCCCCCGGCCGAATCCGGGGCCCAGGACGAGACAGCCGGTGGTCGTCGTCCGGCCGCGCTGGGGTCTGCGGCTGGCGACGGTGCTCTCGATGCTGGTGCTCGGCGCCGGGGCGATCGGGCATGCCGCGCTGACCAGCCTGGACACCCGGATCAACCGGGTGGACCCGTTCCGGGACATGAAGAACAGGCCTGCGGCGGGGCATGGGATGAACATCCTGGTCGTCGGCACCGACGGACGGGACCGGATCGGCGCGGAGGAGAAGGAGAAGTACCGGCTGGGCGGCGCGCCCTGCCACTGCACCGACACGATCATGCTGGTGCACCTCTCCGACGACAGCGGCCGGGCGAGTGTGGTGAGCCTGCCGCGCGACAGTTACGCGGAGGTCCCGGAGCACACGGACGAGAACACCGGGAAGCACCACGCGGCGCATCCGGTGAAGCTGAACGCCGCGTACGCGGAGGGCGGTCCTTCGCTGACCGTCCGCACGGTCGAGCACATGACCAAGGTGAAGATCGATCACTATCTGGAGGTCGACTTCACCAGCTTCATGAAGACCGTGGACGCGGTCGGCGGGGTGGAGATCTGCACGGCGCGGCCGATGGCGGACCGGTACACCGGGCTCGCCCTCACGGCGGGCAGGCACCGGCTGAACGGGGGGCAGGCGCTCCAGTACGTCCGTTCCCGGCATGTGGACGGGGCGGCCGACCTGGGCCGGATGGGGCGGCAGCAGCGATTCGTTGCGGCCCTGATCCAGCAGGCGAGCAGCAGCGGGGTGCTGCTCAACCCGGTGCGGTTCCGTGAGGTGGCCGCCACGATGCTGGGCTCGGTACGGGCGGATGAGGGGTTCGGCTCCGACGAGATGCTGGCGCTGGGGGCGGCGATGCGCGGGTTCTCGGCGGCGTCCTCGGAGTTCACGTCCGTCCCCATCGGCGCGATGGAGACCGTCCCGGGCATCGGCGCGACGGTGAAGTGGGACACCGCGAAGGCAGAGCGGCTGTTCCGGATGGTCCGGGAGGACAAGCCGCTCGCCGGGGCGCGGCCGGGGAAGAAGCGGGCGCGGCTGGTCGAGGTGTCGCCGCGGCAGATCCGCGTCCAGGTCTACAACGGCACCGGGCGGGACGGTCTGGGGCGCACGGTCGACGCGGCGCTGCGGTCGACCGGTTTCGCCACCACGCGGGCGCCGCTGAACGGGGCGGCCCCGGGGGTGGAGCGGACGTATGTGACGTACGACCCGCGCTGGGACCGCTCGGCGCGCACGCTGGCGACGGCGCTGCGCGGCTGTGAGCTGCGCGCGGCGCCGGGACAGGGGCCCACGCTGCGGGTGGTGGCGGGGGCGGACTACGCGGGGGTGGTGCCGGTGCGGGCGCAGGACGCGTATCAGGGGGAGCCCGGGGCGGTGACGGGGGACGAGGTGACGTGCCCATGA
- a CDS encoding glycosyltransferase family 2 protein: protein MNATPAVSVIMPVLNEERHLRNSVRHILEQEYDGEMEVVIALGPSTDRTDEIAAELVREDPRVHTVPNPTGRTPAALNAAINASHHPIVVRVDGHGMLSPNYIATAVRLLAETGAQNVGGIMHAEGENDWEHAVAAAMTSKVGVGNAAFHTGGAAGPAETVYLGVFRREALEQQGGYNEEFIRAQDWELNFRIREAGGLIWFSPELRVSYRPRPSVRALAKQYKDYGRWRHVVARYHQGSINLRYLAPPVALLAIACGTVVGAVLTPWGLVIPGGYLAAIVAGSVPAGRGLPLAARLRIPVALATMHMSWGFGFLTSPRALARKVIASRRPAVTDAAPA from the coding sequence ATGAACGCCACGCCCGCTGTCTCCGTGATCATGCCGGTCCTCAATGAGGAACGGCATCTGCGCAACTCGGTCCGTCACATCCTTGAGCAGGAGTACGACGGTGAGATGGAGGTGGTGATCGCGCTCGGGCCGTCCACGGACCGTACCGACGAGATCGCCGCCGAACTGGTGCGGGAGGATCCCCGCGTCCACACCGTGCCCAATCCCACCGGGCGCACGCCCGCCGCGCTCAACGCCGCGATCAACGCCTCGCACCACCCGATCGTGGTACGCGTTGACGGTCACGGAATGCTGTCACCCAACTACATCGCCACCGCCGTACGGCTCCTGGCGGAGACCGGGGCGCAGAACGTCGGCGGCATCATGCACGCCGAGGGCGAGAACGACTGGGAGCACGCCGTCGCCGCCGCGATGACCTCCAAGGTCGGCGTGGGCAACGCGGCCTTCCACACCGGTGGGGCGGCCGGACCGGCCGAGACCGTCTACCTCGGGGTCTTCCGCCGGGAGGCGCTGGAGCAGCAGGGCGGCTACAACGAGGAGTTCATCCGCGCCCAGGACTGGGAGCTGAACTTCCGCATCCGCGAGGCGGGCGGGCTGATCTGGTTCTCGCCCGAGCTGCGGGTGAGCTACCGGCCCCGGCCCTCGGTACGGGCCCTGGCCAAGCAGTACAAGGACTACGGCCGCTGGCGGCATGTGGTCGCCCGCTACCACCAGGGCTCGATCAATCTGCGCTACCTCGCCCCGCCCGTGGCGCTGCTCGCCATCGCCTGCGGCACCGTCGTGGGCGCGGTGCTCACCCCCTGGGGGCTGGTGATCCCCGGCGGCTATCTGGCGGCGATCGTCGCGGGCTCCGTCCCCGCGGGCCGCGGGCTGCCGCTCGCGGCCCGGCTGCGCATCCCCGTGGCACTGGCGACCATGCACATGTCCTGGGGCTTCGGCTTCCTCACCAGCCCGCGCGCGCTGGCGAGGAAGGTCATCGCCTCCCGCCGCCCGGCCGTGACCGACGCCGCACCGGCCTGA
- a CDS encoding LCP family protein — protein MGHNSVHREGIPDSPARPADPGHPREQGTDREPGAPVPAPRGRRGGTRQRPPSRRRRTDGRTAGRTDGRPGTARDGGTRRAGQKRQGKNGGKGRRRALRWTATVLSLLILATGAAGYLYYEHLNSRIKKDRLTLGRTMPGHKANAAGQTPLNILVIGSDARNSKENQQLGGAKETFNSAPLADVQMLIHLSADRSNISVVSMPRDTMLRIPECADPKTGKVHPASDWVQTNESLGRGGAGCTVATWYELTGITIDHFMMIDFAGVVSMADAIGGVPVCVKQNIHSRTPTGEGSGLRLAAGTTPIQGEDALKWLRTRYGFGDGTDLARTRAQHMYMNSMVRQLRKNTKLSDPVKLRKLAEAAIDALTVDEGIESVKKLLDIGNELKDVAPERITMSRIPVDYSKRPGFTGKVEPIPGEAENVFRMIREDIALDGKDAKDGKNGKGTKGGKDSAGGKGSEDGKKPGAAAQDPAAAPAEIGVLVRNGTGGDGALPQRGRASEVSALLQGKGFTQAVADTAVDPRKATLIRFSNVELEGDAQAVAKALGIPLTSVRKSTDVTGIELTVGADWRLGSAFPEPQVSNKTPESANALRGDQGGCMDVQPGFTW, from the coding sequence GTGGGACACAACAGCGTGCACCGGGAGGGGATACCCGACAGCCCGGCCCGCCCCGCGGACCCCGGGCACCCCCGGGAGCAGGGCACGGACCGGGAGCCCGGCGCACCCGTTCCGGCCCCGCGCGGCCGACGGGGCGGCACCCGGCAGCGCCCGCCGTCCCGCAGGCGGCGGACGGACGGACGAACAGCCGGACGCACGGACGGGCGGCCGGGCACGGCACGCGACGGCGGCACCCGGCGCGCCGGACAGAAGCGGCAGGGGAAGAACGGCGGAAAGGGCAGGCGCCGCGCCCTGCGCTGGACCGCGACCGTGCTGTCCCTGCTGATCCTCGCGACCGGCGCCGCCGGATACCTCTACTACGAGCACCTCAACAGCAGGATCAAGAAGGACCGGCTGACCCTCGGCCGGACGATGCCCGGCCACAAGGCGAACGCGGCGGGCCAGACCCCGTTGAACATCCTGGTCATCGGCTCGGACGCGCGGAACAGCAAGGAGAATCAGCAGCTCGGCGGGGCGAAGGAGACGTTCAACAGCGCGCCTCTCGCGGATGTGCAGATGCTGATCCACCTCTCGGCCGACCGCTCCAACATCTCCGTGGTCAGCATGCCGCGCGACACCATGCTGCGCATCCCCGAGTGCGCGGACCCCAAGACGGGGAAGGTCCACCCGGCGAGCGACTGGGTCCAGACCAATGAGTCCCTGGGCCGTGGCGGCGCCGGCTGCACGGTCGCGACCTGGTACGAGCTGACCGGGATCACCATCGACCACTTCATGATGATCGACTTCGCGGGTGTGGTCTCCATGGCGGACGCCATCGGCGGCGTCCCGGTCTGTGTGAAGCAGAACATCCACTCCCGCACCCCGACGGGCGAGGGCTCCGGGCTGCGGCTGGCGGCGGGCACCACCCCGATCCAGGGCGAGGACGCGCTCAAGTGGCTGCGGACCCGCTACGGCTTCGGCGACGGCACGGATCTGGCCCGCACCCGGGCCCAGCACATGTACATGAACTCGATGGTGCGCCAGCTCCGGAAGAACACCAAGCTCAGCGACCCCGTCAAGCTGCGCAAGCTGGCCGAGGCGGCCATCGACGCCCTCACCGTGGACGAGGGCATCGAGTCGGTGAAGAAGCTCCTGGACATCGGGAACGAGCTGAAGGACGTCGCGCCCGAACGGATCACGATGAGCCGGATACCGGTCGACTACTCGAAGCGGCCCGGGTTCACCGGCAAGGTGGAACCGATCCCCGGCGAGGCGGAGAACGTCTTCCGGATGATCCGCGAGGACATCGCCCTGGACGGCAAGGACGCGAAGGACGGGAAGAACGGGAAGGGCACGAAGGGCGGCAAGGACAGCGCCGGGGGGAAGGGCTCCGAGGACGGCAAGAAGCCCGGGGCCGCCGCCCAGGACCCGGCCGCCGCGCCCGCCGAGATCGGCGTCCTGGTGCGCAACGGCACCGGTGGCGACGGCGCGCTGCCGCAGCGGGGCCGGGCCTCCGAGGTCAGCGCCCTGCTCCAGGGCAAGGGCTTCACCCAGGCGGTGGCGGACACCGCCGTCGACCCCCGGAAGGCCACCCTGATCCGCTTCTCCAACGTGGAGCTGGAGGGCGACGCCCAGGCGGTCGCCAAGGCCCTCGGCATCCCGCTGACGTCGGTCCGGAAGTCCACCGACGTCACCGGGATCGAACTCACCGTGGGCGCGGACTGGCGGCTGGGCTCCGCCTTCCCCGAACCGCAGGTCAGCAATAAGACGCCGGAGTCGGCGAACGCGCTCCGCGGCGACCAGGGCGGCTGTATGGACGTACAGCCCGGCTTCACCTGGTAG